The genomic DNA AATATCGATCATCCGCATCTCGTCAACGATTTGAAACGGGTGCTCACTGAAGAGTCTCCGCTGGAGATGGAAGTTCACGGTGGAGATTCCCAGACTTTCCTGATGCGAATCTTACCTTATCGTTCCAAAAACAAAGTCGATGGAGTCGTTCTTACCCTCATAGAAATCAGTCGATTGAAGCAGGCTGAGGAAGAATTAAAACTCATGTCCAAAGTCTTTCAAGATGGTGCGGATCCTATCATTCTGGAAGATCTCGATGGCCGAATTATCGATGTGAATGCGGAAGCAGAAAAAGTCTATGGATGGAACCGTAATGAATTATTGGGACAGAGTTTTGAAAAGCTGGTCCCTACGGACGAACAGATTCGTGCGAAGGAATTACGTGAGCGTTGTATCGAAAAATCGGGCTTACGTAGCATTGAAACAATCAAGCAAGATATCAACGGTAATCCATTTCCAGTATTACTTACGCTTTCTTTATTGACGGATCAGAAAGGAAAGCCTGTCGTGATCGCTTCGATTGCCAAGGACATTACCGATCGTAAATTAGCTGAGGACAAAGCCCGCGATGCGGTCAAAAGACGAGATCAGTTTCTGGCAATGCTTTCGCACGAACTCAGAAATCCATTAGGGGCGGCTCTCAATGCCACCTACTTATTGGATGGTGCAGATGAAAAGGCCCTTACTAAACCACTCTTTGAAGCCTGCAAGGTCATTCAACGACAGACACTACAGGTCGCCCGACTTCTGGACGATCTGCTGGATGTCTCACGCGTCACGCAAGGGAAAATCGAGATTAGAAAACAAGTCGTCGACATGACGCTACTCATTGAAGATACGCTCCAGGCCATTCGTCCTCATATCGACGCATTAAATCATCAGTTAACGGTGGATATATCGTCTGAACCAGTGATTGTTGAAGGGGACCCCTCGCGGCTTCTGCAAATCCAGGAAAACTTGTTGGCCAACGCTGCCAAATACACACCCGAAGGAGGCCAGATACGACTTTCCCTCGCAAAAGAAGATGGGGAAGCAATCCTCCGCGTGAGTGACAATGGGAACGGAATTCCGTCCCACATGCTGGAAAAGATTTTTGAATTATTTGTGCAATCAGACGATACTCTGGACCGCTCTCAAGGGGGTATGGGGCTTGGTTTGACACTTGTAAAAGACATTACCGAATTGCATGGAGGACGTGTCAGTGCCTTTAGCAATGGTACCGGAAAGGGAAGTGAGTTTGTTGTGCGACTTCCATTATCTCAAGTCTCACAAATGCCCATGGCATCCCAGCCGAGTCTCAAAGATCCCGAAGCTTCCGATCAAAAGAATATCGTTCTCGTCGAGGACAATGAAGATAACCGCGCAATGCTCAAAACATTGCTCCGACTAAAAGGCCATCTCGTCCTGACGGCTTCGAACGGAAGCCAGGGATTGGATGTCATTTTGCATCAGCACCCGGATGTCGCTATCGTTGATATTGGCTTGCCTGGAATCAGTGGATATGAAGTTGCTAAGAGAGTTCGGGCAGAACTTGGCAATGACGTCTACTTAATTGCCTTAACAGGATACGGATGTACTGAAGACCGCGAGGCTACGAAAGAAGCAGGTTTCAACACGCATTTAGTGAAACCACTGGATCCTGTCGAGTTAGACAGAATTTTAAATTTGATCTCGAAATCCGAATGATCACGACATGAATTCCAATTTTGAACCTTCCAGTGAAAACAGCTATTCCAACCTGCTGATCGGTGTGGGTGCCTCAGCTGGTGGATTAAAAGCGATTGTAGAAATTATCGATCTATTGCCGACTCATTTCCAGGGGGCGTTGATGATCGCCACACATCGTTCCTCAACTGCTCCAAACGTCTTGCCATCATTACTGCAAAACCACACACGACTACGGGTCAGTGATACGATCGATGGCGATAAACTCAGCTGTACTCACATTTATATTGGTCGTCCTGACGAAGTACTGACAGTAGAAGGGGGAGAGGTTCACATTGGCTTAGACCCGGGACATGTTCGAAATCTGCTTCGAATAGATGACCTGTTTACCTCCATTGCCAATACAGCTGGCAAAAATGCAGTGGGGATCATTCTCTCCGGAATGTTATGGGATGGTGTCGATGGATTAAAAGCAATCAAGGAATCTGGCGGAACCTGCATTGTCCAAACACCTGAAGACGCAGCATTCGACAGTATGCCAAAAAATGCATTGAAATCGGTCGAATGTGATTTCGTCGGAACGACAATTGAAATTGCCAGTCGACTGGTAGAATTAGGCGCAGGCAGGAATTGCCACTAATCCTGCAGTCAGGAACAACAGTTCTGTTTCCCTGATGCTCACCCGATTTTTATCCCCTTGAAGAGAGACCCGGCCCGACTGGCTAAATCAGCTCGCAGGAACCATATGGTTGTTTTCATAACTTTCGCAATCCACATAACTTTGAACCGTTATTCGCATGGAGAATTATAACATCGTGGGTGGCCACGAATCGCTCCTGTTCTACCCGAGTGGAGCTTCATCATTCTCTGCCCGAATCACCGACTAGCTTTCTACACAACCCAAACTGTCTGGATCAATACATGTTCTATCGATCGTTGCCGATCTTCTTCCTGCTGCTCGTTTGCCCCGCGATAGTCCATGCGAATCCGCCAAGTATCCCTCCCAGTTCGGCGGGGATGGCCTCTCAGCGACTCGATGCGATTGCCCCCATAGTGAACGCAGCTCTGGCTGATCATAAAATGCCAGGGTGTGTTGTATTGATCGGTCGTCGAGCTGGAATTGTCTATCATCGAGCATTCGGCTACCGCCAACTGCTGCCTGAAAAACAACCCATGTTGCCAGAGACGCTTTTCGATCTCGCCTCACTCACCAAACCCCTCGCCACCGCCACCAGCATCCATCTGCTACAAACAAGAGGACATCTGCAGTTTGACGATCCGGCCAGTCAATATCTACCAGAATTTCAATCTCACGGCAAAGCCAACATTACCATTCGTCAGTTGCTCACGCACACTTCCGGCCTGCTGCCAGACAACAATTTGAAAGACTACCAAGACGGTAAACTCATCGCTTTCCAGCGGATCGATGAACTTGGCTTGAGAGCAAATCCCGATGAAAAATTCATATATTCTGATGTCGGCTTTATTGTGCTTGGTAGAATTGTCGAACAGATCTCGGGAAGTAGCCTGGCTGAATTCACTTCGAAAGAAATCTTTCAACCTTTGCAGATGAATGAAACAGGTTACAATCCGCCTGAGACATTACAGCGAAAAGCCGCCGTCACCCAGCAGCGGGATGGGAAATGGATTCAAGGTCAAGTGCACGATCCGCGAGCCTGGCTCCTGGAGGGTGTCGCGGGACATGCCGGTCTCTTTTCCACTGCAACCGACCTGGCCAAATACGCAACCGCAATCCTGCGCACTTCACAGAAAGAATCGACTGCTCCGTTTCATCAGCCGATGGTCAACATGATGTCGACGCCTCAACAGGTTCCCGGCGGCCATCGAACCCTGGGATGGGATTCTCAATCGGCTTATTCTTCTAACCGTGGCGACTTATTCAGTTCTCAAGCATTCGGGCATGGGGGATTTACAGGAACCTCATTCTGGATCGACCCCGAACTCGATCTGTATGTCATTTTCCTGAGTAATCGAGTCCATCCCGATGGAAAAGGTTCTGTCAATCAACTGGCTGGTCGCATTGGCACAATCGCAGCCGCGGCGATTTATTGCTGTCCAGATCAATAAAATCAATGTCGTTGCATAAAGACGAGTGGCCCAGATTGCTTCGCTATCTGAGTGGACGAAGTCCATAAGAAGCTTTCAGTTTGATGATCTGTTCTGCAAATTACATCTTACGACTGCGCCGCCCTGAAAGAATCTTTAGGGCCATCCGGGTAGTATGAATTCGCAGTTCAATAAACTTAGCATGCGAACGGTGAAGCATCTTGTGCTTTCAGCACACGACCGACAAAGTCGGTCGGACCACTCTGCGATGGTTATTTGGCTTTACGCTCCATCGTGAACGGTGTCACCATTTTTTCTGTCTTGCGCTTTGGTCGTCGCACTGTTCGGTCGTGGTTTGTGCATGATGGGAATCGCAATGACGATTGCACCGACGAGTAAACCGACGACGCCACCGTACGGACCAGCGAAATTATCCAATGTTCCAAACGCACCACCAATGCCGCCGAGGAATAACCCAGCGATTGAATTTAGGAATCGTTTTCCAAGGAAGGCGAATGTCGTTGCGGTCAAGATCAGTGGAATAAGTCGCCAATTTTCCATCGGCATCCCTTTCAGTCTTGCGTGATCCGTCTGCAAGCATAGGTACACCAGCATTGGGACGAGACAAACGGCGATGACAAGTCGAATCACCGCCATCGTGTACGGGTATGATTCGACGGTTCGTTGAGCGGAGGTCGTCATTTGATCAATCGCGATTCTATCTGCCAGATAACGCTTACCATCAGCTGGTTGCGGCGTTTGATGTTCCATTTGATTACGGGCCGACCGCAACTCGGCTGCATGGTTTTGTTAGCCAGCGTTTTCCGTTGCAGTATCTGGCATCTGGGGAATAGTCAGGGGCTTTGCGGGCTCGATTTGTGGCAACAAGCGAGCGCGAATGACGAGAGTACGCTCGTTCTTTTCAACGCCCGACGAAAATGTTAACGGTGAAAACAGCCAGTCAAACTCAGTGTTCAAGTTCCGTGAATTAGGTCCAGAGCCCATACCGTGCGAAGTGCTACCTACGACCAATTTGTTCTTGATGACACACCGGAAGTTGTCGAACGAAAGTCGCGTCTCGGGGCTGTGATGCTGGTCGATCCGAGACATTCTTCGCGTGTGAATCCACTGACGGCAAGAGCGTCCGGATTGAATTGCTCAGATATCGGCTTGAGCTTTCCGTAAAAAGTACGTTTCAATTCGGGCTCGACAATGACCGCGCCGAAACAAACCATTGAGTAGTCGCCGGGAATCGGCCCATCGGATTCGATGTCAACCATGACGTAAGGCAATGAAGTGAGCTCCTATGTGTGTGACTGAGCGTACGAACGACGGCGATAACCGGGCCGCCGTCAAAAAAACTATGACTTCAAATAAACGCGTCAACGACGGCTCCGGTTGACCGCTTGGTAATGTGGGGTCCCGTTCACGAGATGAGTTACCAATACACAGGATCGTTGAATGCATTGACACAAGCGCAAGTCCCTGTCAGTGTTTCAATGGACTTTATACCGAGAGATTGACCAAGCCAGCCTTCTGGTTGTGAAAGCCGGAAGGGAGCTCTAATTGTCGTTGGGGATATTTGCTGAAAACCGACCTTCTGATAAAAGTCTGGGTCTCCATATGTAAGCACGAAATCGACGCCTCGTTCTCTCAGGTCATTCAATCCGTGACCGATCAAAGCCTGCCCAATGCCCTCACGCTGTCGGTCACTACGCACGGCTACGGGAGCAAGGATGAATGCATCGCATTTGTTGTCGAATTCGAGCCGCGTGAAAAAGATTGACGCAACGACGCAATCAGAATCGACGGCAACGTAGTTGAATAAGTCACGATCGTCCGGAGTTTCAAGAAGGTCTGCTGCGAGTTTGCCAATCAACGCCCCCTCGGCTTCGCCTTCGGAGGTGGCAAACACGGACGTAAACAGATGCACGATGGCGTTTGCGTCTTCCGCATTGTGGTGTCTGAGATTCACGCGATTGCCTTCTTGCACATAACGCTTACCATCAGCTGGTTGCGGCGTTTGATGGTCCATTTGATTACGGGCCGACCGCAACTCGGCTGCATGGTTTTGTTAGCCAGCGTTTTCCGTTGCAGTATCTGGCATCTGGGGAATAGTCAGGGGCTTTGCGGACTCGATTTGTGGCAACAAGCGAGCGCGAATGACGAGAGTACGCTCGTTCTTTTCAACGCCCGACGAAAATGTTAACGGTGAAAACAGCCAGTCAAACTCAGTGTTCAAGTTCCGTGAATTTGGTCCAGAGACCATACCGTGCGAAGTGCTACCTACGACCAATTTGTTCATGATGACACACCGGAAGTTGTCGAACGAAAGTCGCGTCTCGGGGCTTTGATGCTGGTCGATCCGAGTCTGAAGTAATCGCACATCATCCCACTGCATTTCGATGATTACGCCGTCGTTATTGCAGACAACATGGCTGGGACCGCCGGTTGATTGAATGGGAAACACATTTGAGGACACGACGAGAAAGTCGCCGTCATTAATGCCGTCACCCTGCCGGTATGGCTGTGAGCGGACTGCGATCTGAACTTCGATTGCGCAGTCAATGGCGGCAGCGCTTTCTGTCCAGACTGCCGTTTCGCTGCCACAACCAGACAGCGAAATCAGAGTGATCACTGCGATTGCCGAAGAAACCATCTTCATCGGGTAGAACCTCTTGGCTGTTGGCTAACTAATTGTTGGACAGAATTGGCTTCTGTCTAATAATGTTTGAAATTCTGTATATCACATCTCATCATTATTCACTTATGGATCGACGCCTGTCAACCAGTAGACTGCTTGTGAGATCCTCTTTAACTGCGAGTCCAATGAGGAAGCCTCTCGCAACCACTTCACCTAAGTTGCTTGATCAGTTCGGTTTAAAACTCAAAGCCAACGATTAGTCTTATCGGAATGAACAGGCTTATGTCCACTGGGAAGAGCATTTTGGATCTATAACGGCCCGAGATTAGAGTTGGGCGGGCCAAGTCCAGGAAAGATTGCCAGTCGCAATTTTACAGTTGGAAGTGGGACGGATACTGTAATGTCCGCTCGAAGTCTTGCGTGAGTAGAGACCTGTTAACAGTCAGCAGTACCGCAAATAAACCGAAGGATTGAGAAATCTAATCTCCCTCAATCGCTCCCCTCACAAAAACGCATAATTGGGAAACTCAGAAAGCATTCTGAAAGTATCCCCAACGCAACAACAAGTCTCACATTTCAGGAACGTTCGAAGGGAGGGAAATCTAGGTGAAGTTGTAGAAGTATTAATTAATCGAAGCGATGCAACATGATCAAATTATTTGGAAATTCCTAAAAACTGTGAAAGGTTGAACGGTTTCACGCCATTTATAAGCAGGACGGGCCATTCGTCTCAATCGCTTCGATGGTAAGGAACAACCTGATGTCAATCATTTCACGCTTACAAAAGCAGCTAATAAATTCAGCAAATGCAGCATATTTCAATTCACACTCAAAACGCATGAGGCGGCGTAAGTGCACGATGGAGGTCGCTGCAGAGTTTCTGGAAGTGCGGCAGTTGTTGTCAGCGACGCTGATTGACGGTCTGAGTGATGAATTTGACGATTCCACCACTCAGGAGAACTGGCAGCGGGTGAACGAAGTCGAGGGTTGGAATGCAGATCAACTCAACGTCTATGACATCGATCAAACGCAGGCAGGCCGGTTGGTGATGCAACCGAATACGGTGGTTTGGTTTGATGATTGGCGGGGGCCAATGGCTTTCAAAGAAGTGACTGGTGATTTCGTGGTAACCAGTCAGATTCATATTACTGACCGTGATGATATCGGCGGCAGCGATGCGGACGATATTCCAGGTGATGGGGCCTTTTCGCTGGGGGGTGTTATGATTCGTACCCCGCGTGATATCACCGATCCTGCAACCGAGTGGGCACCGGGTAGTCGAGCTGATGACGGGACCAACAACGGCGAAAATTATGTGTTTCTTTCCTACGGATATGCTTACAACAACGGTGCCAATCAGTTTGGCATGGAAGTGAAAACAACTCGTAACAGCAGTTCGCAACTGCAAGTCACGCCGTTCGGGCAGACACATAACACGGTCACTATTCAAACCGCCCGTATCGGCAATTCCGTTATTACACTGTATCGTTTTCCTGGTGAAAACTGGCAGGTCCACCAGCGATACAATCGGGATGATATGCCCGAAACATTGCAGGTTGGACTGGTCACTTATTCCGACTGGGAGAAGGCCAACGATTTTGATCCGTTTCTGCATAACAGCAGCGTGCTGACAGCAACAACGATTGCCGACCCGTCTCCATGGCAGGCTTTTAATCCCGATTTGACGGTTGGATTCGAATATGCTCGTTTTGTCCATCCGGATGTCCCTCCGGAATTGCTGGGAATGGATTTGACGAGTCCTGCCGTTACCGATGAGATGCTGTTGTCGTTCCTGGGAAATAATGCCAACATTGGTCCTTCAGGGCTTACCGAACTTCCCGAAGTAAGTGTCTCGTCATTGACAGATTTGATCGTGGAAGGGGATGCCGAGACAGCAGCATTTGTGGTTAGCCGGGCTGGTTACACAACCGATCAGGATTTGTCGGTCAACATCAGCCTGTCAGGTTCGGCCGTCGTCGATCAGGATTATGCCGTCAGTTCCTCAACCGTGGTGGTCATCCCTGCCGGTGCAGAATCGACGACTGTTTACCTCAGCACGATTAATGATGAACTTGATGAACGAGCCGAGTCGATCCAGTTGCAACTGCTCAACGGAAGCGATTATCTGGTTCAGGGAGCAACATCGTCCAGTATCAATTTGCGGGATGATGACACGGTACTTGATATTGGTTTGAATCTGGAGCGTCATGTCGACTGGGGGTCTGCATGGGTATTCAAAGATGCGTTTTTAAGATCTCGTCCGTGGGGAGCGTGGGCTGATAATTTAAATACGGGTGAGAGAAGCTGGCAGTACATTGCCGGTGAAGGTCCTGGGCTTCAGGTTGATGAGCAGGGTTGGATTTCGGAATTGCCCATCTGGATGAACGCAGACGGAGTCGAATTTCAGCAACTGGCACAAACTGTCATCTTTACCGGGGCTGGGGATCAGCCGGCGGGAATCTATCGAGCTGAGTGGGATGGAACCGGCGTGCTGGAAATGCCGTACGTGATTGGATCCGGAGTGACCGATTCCGGCAGAAATTATGCACTGGTTGATATGCCGGCCGCAGTCCATTTTGCAATGACCATTTCCAGTACCAATCCCGACGATCCGATCCGCAACATCAATTTTTGGATGCCCGACTACAACGGCGAAAGTCTGGTAGTTCCGGACTGGCAACCAGGAGCCGCTACTTCACCGTTTCATCCGCTATTCGTCGAGCGTCTGCAGGGTTTCGATACGATCCGCTTTATGGATTGGCAGATGACCAACTACAACGCCGAAGTGGACGAATGGCTGGAACGGAGTCAACTTTCGGATGCCTCTCAGGGTGATGCACCCGGGTCGGCAGGTTATTATGAATGGATTACCAATGGGATTGCGATCGAATACATGATTGAACTGGCCAACGAACTGGAAGCCAATCCCTGGTTCAATATGCCGTATAATGCCAACGATGAATTTGTGACCAATTTTGCCACCTTAGTCCGCGACAATCTCGACCCGGAATTGACAGTCTATGTGGAATGGTCGAATGAATTATGGAACGGATTTTTTCCCGTAAACGATTGGCTGTTTGAGCAAGCTGGTTTGCCAGAAAATGCCGGCCAAAACATCTACCAGTTGGCTGCAGCTGAAATCAGTAACGATTTCAGTATCTGGAGTAATGTTTTTTCAGGCATCGAAGATCGTATTGTGCGTGTGGTGGCAGGTCAGCAGAATAATCCGTTCGTACTCGAACAACTGCTGATGAATATGAATGGTCAGTTTGATGCAGTTTCTTCGACCGCCTATTTTGGCTATCCAGATACGTTCGCGGCGGTGGCTGATGAAACGCTGACATCTGATGAAATCATCGATACGATCTATGACGTCAGTATTCCTTATGTATCCAATCTGCTGCAGCAGCACCGGAATATTGCGGACAACTATTCGGAAATTCTAGGACGTGAAATTCAGTATGTGAGTTACGAAAGTGGATCGCATATTTTCGGTTTCAACTCGCCATTCTGGCAAGGCCCAGCTGAAGCGGCTGCCGTGGAGGCGATGTACAGTCCCCGGATGTACGATGTTTATCAAACGCTACTGAATGTGGTGCGGGATATCGGGCTGGATCTGTATAACGAGTTCACGTTTACCAGCCATTATGGTGCCAGTCCGTACGGCAGTTACGGTTTGCTTTATGCGATGGATCAGCCGCTAGAGACGGCTCATCAGTACAACTCGCTGCAGGACTTTATTGCTGCTCAGGCGGAAGCGCAGACGCCTGTTCCCGTTGTTACAGTGCATGTCGATAATTCCACAGGAAGTGAATCCGGAACGGCTGCAACGGTGTTGTTCAGCCTGTCTGAGGCGCAGAGCGAAGATTTGACCGTCTATTATTCGCTGGCTGGCTCTGCGATGGTCGGTGCAGATTATACCGATCCCGGATATTCGATTGTGATTCTGGCGGGAGAGACTTCCAACACGCTAGTGCTGCAGCCTGTCGATGACGAACTTGCAGAAGGGGACGAAAACGTTCTTGTGGAACTGCTCGCCGATGCTGCCTATTCAGTGGGAGAACTTGCAGCCGCAGAAATCGTGATTACTGATAATGATTTTGAAGTCATCCCGTCTCTGCAGATCAGTCATACGCTGG from Rubinisphaera italica includes the following:
- a CDS encoding GNAT family N-acetyltransferase, which produces MNLRHHNAEDANAIVHLFTSVFATSEGEAEGALIGKLAADLLETPDDRDLFNYVAVDSDCVVASIFFTRLEFDNKCDAFILAPVAVRSDRQREGIGQALIGHGLNDLRERGVDFVLTYGDPDFYQKVGFQQISPTTIRAPFRLSQPEGWLGQSLGIKSIETLTGTCACVNAFNDPVYW
- a CDS encoding chemotaxis protein CheB encodes the protein MNSNFEPSSENSYSNLLIGVGASAGGLKAIVEIIDLLPTHFQGALMIATHRSSTAPNVLPSLLQNHTRLRVSDTIDGDKLSCTHIYIGRPDEVLTVEGGEVHIGLDPGHVRNLLRIDDLFTSIANTAGKNAVGIILSGMLWDGVDGLKAIKESGGTCIVQTPEDAAFDSMPKNALKSVECDFVGTTIEIASRLVELGAGRNCH
- a CDS encoding serine hydrolase domain-containing protein, translated to MFYRSLPIFFLLLVCPAIVHANPPSIPPSSAGMASQRLDAIAPIVNAALADHKMPGCVVLIGRRAGIVYHRAFGYRQLLPEKQPMLPETLFDLASLTKPLATATSIHLLQTRGHLQFDDPASQYLPEFQSHGKANITIRQLLTHTSGLLPDNNLKDYQDGKLIAFQRIDELGLRANPDEKFIYSDVGFIVLGRIVEQISGSSLAEFTSKEIFQPLQMNETGYNPPETLQRKAAVTQQRDGKWIQGQVHDPRAWLLEGVAGHAGLFSTATDLAKYATAILRTSQKESTAPFHQPMVNMMSTPQQVPGGHRTLGWDSQSAYSSNRGDLFSSQAFGHGGFTGTSFWIDPELDLYVIFLSNRVHPDGKGSVNQLAGRIGTIAAAAIYCCPDQ
- a CDS encoding Calx-beta domain-containing protein, which produces MSIISRLQKQLINSANAAYFNSHSKRMRRRKCTMEVAAEFLEVRQLLSATLIDGLSDEFDDSTTQENWQRVNEVEGWNADQLNVYDIDQTQAGRLVMQPNTVVWFDDWRGPMAFKEVTGDFVVTSQIHITDRDDIGGSDADDIPGDGAFSLGGVMIRTPRDITDPATEWAPGSRADDGTNNGENYVFLSYGYAYNNGANQFGMEVKTTRNSSSQLQVTPFGQTHNTVTIQTARIGNSVITLYRFPGENWQVHQRYNRDDMPETLQVGLVTYSDWEKANDFDPFLHNSSVLTATTIADPSPWQAFNPDLTVGFEYARFVHPDVPPELLGMDLTSPAVTDEMLLSFLGNNANIGPSGLTELPEVSVSSLTDLIVEGDAETAAFVVSRAGYTTDQDLSVNISLSGSAVVDQDYAVSSSTVVVIPAGAESTTVYLSTINDELDERAESIQLQLLNGSDYLVQGATSSSINLRDDDTVLDIGLNLERHVDWGSAWVFKDAFLRSRPWGAWADNLNTGERSWQYIAGEGPGLQVDEQGWISELPIWMNADGVEFQQLAQTVIFTGAGDQPAGIYRAEWDGTGVLEMPYVIGSGVTDSGRNYALVDMPAAVHFAMTISSTNPDDPIRNINFWMPDYNGESLVVPDWQPGAATSPFHPLFVERLQGFDTIRFMDWQMTNYNAEVDEWLERSQLSDASQGDAPGSAGYYEWITNGIAIEYMIELANELEANPWFNMPYNANDEFVTNFATLVRDNLDPELTVYVEWSNELWNGFFPVNDWLFEQAGLPENAGQNIYQLAAAEISNDFSIWSNVFSGIEDRIVRVVAGQQNNPFVLEQLLMNMNGQFDAVSSTAYFGYPDTFAAVADETLTSDEIIDTIYDVSIPYVSNLLQQHRNIADNYSEILGREIQYVSYESGSHIFGFNSPFWQGPAEAAAVEAMYSPRMYDVYQTLLNVVRDIGLDLYNEFTFTSHYGASPYGSYGLLYAMDQPLETAHQYNSLQDFIAAQAEAQTPVPVVTVHVDNSTGSESGTAATVLFSLSEAQSEDLTVYYSLAGSAMVGADYTDPGYSIVILAGETSNTLVLQPVDDELAEGDENVLVELLADAAYSVGELAAAEIVITDNDFEVIPSLQISHTLDVYEHVLPATLPDGVALSYSAELVITPEYLLDQQYNFHSTGNYHQNYHGQNERWIQGDGYDWFYLLNNGELFRWQESFAKSELIASLTADVYDDPQRLIDVEIPAVVSVVDNQLIITPSENFLGSYEIDVTIGDGSREDTQRVMVSVINSTPIISPIANQQMSVTDNLLIVPLEYGDSDSEPVQLIAQIVGAERYELDQQFDFWSEGNYFENHQGGGERWLRSQANQWFYLLENGDLHQWNGSLETSPLIAALGAAVYEDPTLLIDVESIPVTLQMIGNELHIDPAETFAGEFMIEILATDGRNTTSVQFSVSVINQPPMMDLIPDQLLLAEQTETTLPMNFSDADGTPLQVTVEVLDTAYQLDQQYGFWSTGDYYQNYHGMQEKWIRGQNNHWYYILENGDLYYWSGSFESSVLIETLDTSYYENPDMLIQVEPIQVTAEFIDGQLVINRSLLQTTAFSLRVLISDGIATTEQLITIEIEQAE